The proteins below come from a single Paramormyrops kingsleyae isolate MSU_618 chromosome 25, PKINGS_0.4, whole genome shotgun sequence genomic window:
- the LOC140582937 gene encoding PWWP domain-containing DNA repair factor 3A-like isoform X3 — MDMHKIRKWWCLVLLRNFPMLSQESRERDRKKRRAERQKETDEEPALKKTASIVLSSDESDLADEAPVSFTSDLYIQRLEERAHEVQQKPKQDCSVLTGYITKNYNVRQQVEAICTGMLESPWETEKAQKPMVHFEDDEQMDEVFAFLSGIVKNTAEARQLTDEISFILDVLLPEATIHALAGVPSLSEEAARQMYLRGPQYDWSKRQLFDNQVIGSLRGT, encoded by the exons ATGGACATGCACAAAATCAGAAAATGGTGGTGCTTAGTACTTCTGAGGAACTTCCCTATGCT GTCACAGGAAagtagagagagagacaggaagaaAAGGAGAGCTGAAAGACAAAAG GAAACAGATGAAGAACCAGCCCTAAAGAAGACTGCCAGCATAGTACTCAGTAGTGATGAATCTGATTTG GCTGATGAGGCACCAGTCAGTTTCACTTCAGATCTCTACATTCAGAGGCTGGAA GAACGAGCCCATGAAGTCCAACAAAAGCCGAAGCAAGACTGTTCTGTGCTTACTGGATACATTACTAAGAACTATAATGTACGACAACAAGTTGAA GCCATCTGCACAGGAATGTTGGAGTCTCCATGGGAAACAGAAAAAGCCCAAAAGCCGATGGTTCATTTTGAGGATGATGAGCAGATGGATGAAGTCTTTGCATTTCTGTCTGGCATTGTGAAGAATACGGCTGAAGCCAGGCAACTCACGGATGAGATTTCTTTCATCCTGGATGTGCTTCTACCAGAA GCAACAATACACGCTCTTGCAGGGGTACCCTCCCTGTCTGAAGAAGCAGCAAGGCAGATGTATCTGCGTGGACCACAGTATGACTGGAG TAAAAGACAACTATTTGACAACCAGGTTATCGGGAGTTTAAGAGGAACCTGA